TAGCTCGAGACGATAAGTTGCTATGATACCGAAAAGAAAATTGCCAACATTGATGTGGTTGTGAGATGGAGATGGCAGGGTCTATGATGCGAAAGTTTGAGATGAAGGCTTGAGAGCTCGCGCCGGGAATGGGGGGTGAGGTGAGCTGGGAAGTTCTGGTTGTATTATCTAAGCAGATATTTTAGTGCCTAAGGCCCACTAGGTAGCCGTTGAGAGGACGGGTACCTTACCCACACTTACCCGACGGAAATAGAGCCGGCTCATCCGCGCGCTTAGATGGCCCAGTTTTCATCCTTGTCATTGGCCAATCCATGCCTCCATCACCAACCTCAAAGCGAGTCGCCTGGCCCAGCGGCCTTTTCGGCCACCTGCCGCGATGTTGGTGCTACCGTTGCACGATGTTGGTCCTGTATTCTAAGAAAAGAAGCAAGAGGCAGGATGCATAGAGGAGTTTTCGCCATTCCACCCCAAGCAAGGGCCTATGGATACGCTTCAACCTGTGTTCTTAAATGACCAAGGTAAGCGTTCATCTCGACACCCATCTCAAAGCTGTATGCTCTCTCTCACCTCTTCTTCGTTATTACCTTAATCATTGGGTTCTTCGTCATAATCTTTTCTTCGTCATCTCCTTCTTTTTCTTGGTTGTCGTTGGTCCAGACAGAATCTTCAGTCTGTCTCTTGACACTTGTGAGTAATAAGCTTACCCTCTGAATGTTGGACAATGCAAAAGAAATCCTGGCTAAGTTAGAGAAAGCGCTTCAATTTCTGTACCAAACGCCAAGACTCTGTTCCATTTGGTTCCGAGGAACGCGGTTGCCAGGGATGCATTGGCTCTGCCCGACAACCGGCCTTTCGTCTCCACCGCGAGCAACAGGCAACTCGGCCTGGAGGTTGGATTTCATGTACCATCCACTGGAGGCTACGTAATCACTAGACTGGGTCGAAAGGGCGATCTGGTTCTTACTCGAAATACTGTTTCAGAGCCAATGTGTCGGGAGCATGTCGCTTTCGAATTCGAGGAATCGACAAAGCTCGTGCACTTGTCTGTTAGGTCGAAGAAGCAAGTGCCTACCGTTTCTGTCGGGCTACTCCTTCAAGACTCTGGTATCCACTTGGATGCTGCACGCGACCCTCGACGTGGCTTTGAAGATGACACACCGGACAACAAAATCGTCGATGGTGAGGCCGTCATACTCTATGGGCAGAACTACAACATCCAGATTTCATCCTATAGCTTCGCGTTGATCTGGAGAATCATCCTTGATACtcccaacaacaacaaccaaCGCCTAGCAGAGCTCGCAGAAGCCACTTGCAAGCAATCTCTCTCCTTGTTGAAAGTCATGGGCTCACGCGACATGCCTACCGGGGCCGAGTTATCCGAACTGGTATCACATCGAATCACGAGACCACGAACATCGAAACAAGCCGTTGTCCGAGAGGATAAAACACGTCGCCGACAGATAGGCGAGGGAGCTTTTGGCAAAGTCTACATGAACCAGGATCAGGAGACTTCCGCATGGATTGCTATCAAGGTAATCCAACTGCGCAAGTTTTTCAAGGTCGACGGTTTCGACATCAACAGGGCTCGAGCTATCTTTCATAGAGAGCTCAGAGTCATGCAGAGCACCAATCATGTACGTTCTATCTTTGCTTACTCTCGTTGCGTTGTTTTCTTCGCATCTTGTATCAATAGACTAATCTCTGGTAAAGCCGAACATCATCCAATATCTGGGCTACGGCGAAGTCGATACTATGGAGCCTGAGATCATAATGCCATTCTGCGCGAGCTCTGCGGAAAAGATGTTCAGGCTTGAGATACCGGAAACACTTTATCAGGAAACTTGCTGGGAAGTGCTAGAGCAGATGCTCTGCGCCCTCGACTATCTTGCAAGCCTTGGATATGTGCACCGCGACTTGAAACCCGAAAACATTCTGTACGATGCCGACGTCTCCAACCCAGGCCATTATCTTTTCCGATTGGCCGATTTCGGACTTGCCAATCACCAGAAACTCGCACACACAATGTGCGGTACCGTCCCGTACCAGGCTCCCGAGCTGTGGCCGCGTATATCGAATCTCTCACAGATGCAGTATAAGCAGGACCACAAAATGGATGTGTGGTCCCTGTACGCAACCTTCGTCGCACTTTCAACCAGGATGAAGATGTTCCCACCACGCAGCACCGGTAGCCAGGAGCAGTTCTACAACCTGTCAAGGAACACACTCATAGACTCGGCCAAAACCTTTAAGGCTCTCGCACCAATGGCTATCCTTGAACCGGACCGTCGCGCCTCCGCTGCATGGATGTTGAACGCTCTCTTCGAAGGCCGAGGCTTGACGACGAAACCAGGGAAGATTGAGCCATACTATCCTCCAGGAAGTTCTCCTCCCCGTTCTCAGCAAGTTCAGCCAGCACCCGTCCGTCGGTGGTCGAGTAAGATGGACATCGACGATCCGCCAAACGTTCCTGCATCCCGGCCAGTCACCCGGCAAGGCGGTAGAATGGACGTCAACGTTCCACTCATCGTACACTCTCGTGCAGTCCTTGATCGGCGTGACGCCCAACTCGTACAACAAAAGATTCGCAAGCAAGGGGGAGGAGTCGTCAAGCGTAGAGCTAAACCTCGCCATCCTGTCACTATCCGGTAAATGATCTTTGCTTTTCTGTGTCAAAAGAGCGAGGATATGTAGCAaacttttctataataaggtaggtaggtttATTTAGCAATTTTATTATCTCGTTAATCGATCAGACTTGGATCTGCCCGGCTTGTGTACATTAAAAATCTAGGACGAGAACTCATCAGGACTTTTGTGAATAAGGCTAGCCTGTAGTCACACCTATCGATCTGCGATGGAACATTTCCTCCTCAGTACACATAGTGCAGGACTATGGCGTTGGTCACATGTGAATTCAAACAGGACTACGAGCAatccctaattactaatacgatacGTCAATATCAACACACCCTCCACCTTTTCAGTATGTACTGTTCAACCATGTATCCTGAAAAGAAAATTAAAGCATGCCTGATGCCACATCTCCAGGCGAAAAAACCGGTTGATGCCCCCCAATTATTTCTCTCCTCCCTCCCAGGTACGCATATCCCCCTTCACCTCGCGGAAAATACCACGCCAGTTACCAATTTCGTTCTCCGTACGCTTACGCCTGCTGAACGCAGTACGTCTAAAGCTCACAAACCAAACTATGAACCAATACGACGCCGCCGCCATCGATGCAACAGCCGCAACCCACGCCATGGCCACAAACGGCCCGCCCGTCTGAATCTGCATGCCAAACGCAGCCATGGACTTGTTGAGCATGCTCTTGCCGCCGTAAATGAGCGAGGTGGTGACGATGGCGAAGGACGGGAGGACGAAAGCGCCGAGCATGGAGAAGACGAGGgagacgaggacgaggacgcgCATGAAGCCGACGATGAGGATTGGCAGCGTGGCGAGGAGGACGATGCCGGTGGAGATTGTGCCGATGGCGAGGAGGGCCATCATTGCTTTTGCGCCGCCGCTGGCGAGGTCGACAACTTGGTCTAGTGTTCCTGCCATGGCGGCCACGAGGGGGACGGAGACGTTTGCGGTGCCGACGAcgaaggaggaggggattgaGTTGGTGATGTTTCGCAGGCCTAGTGACTTTCGCGTTAGTACAAAAATCTTCCTGACATGAGCAGACTGTTGGTAAAGTAGAGAAAACATACCAGCTCCTGTGTTATCGTAGCTTTCGCATTTGTCAAAAGTGACTTTGCTGTTCGGGTCGTTGTCATTGGCGTAGGTCGCTTCGCACATCTTTGTCAGGTAGAGCCGGTAGTTGTCCTTGACGCCCAACAGCTGCGTCAAGTTTCCCACGAGCTGGCCCTGGATATCCGAGACACCATCACCGACTGCGTTCGTCAAGTTACCAAGCAAACCTCCCAGAACACTCCCGAGGCCCTCCGTGATGCCGGTCGGATCGTTGGGTGCGGGGATGCCCGGGATAATGCTGCCGCCTCCATTTCCGCCGTTGGTGTTGTTGGCTGCCTTGATTTGAACAATGTCTTGACCGATTTTCGATGTGTTTAGCTACGATGTCAAATCAGTAAACTGTTTCTTTCTTGGGCATTTGCGAAACAGTCGCGACTTACCGACAACCAGTAGTTGTTGCCTCCATTACTTGTGTTTGTTCCAGCTGCAAGCAGCACAATAGAAAGTGCGACAGCGACAGCCGAAGCAATAATTGGAACGATGGCAGATAGCCGGCCTCCGATGCCGAGCATTATGGTAATTCGTTTGTTTACTTTTCAATTACAGTAGTAGTTAATAGCAAAGTTGTGGCGTTTAACGTGTCATTTAAAATGGGCTTCGATGCAGGGTGTCAAAGAACTTTTATGATTCTCTCAAACCTCCTTTCCCACCTCCATAGTTCTGACTCGGGCACTACCTCACCCTTAATATGCTCTCCACGGGCATCGAGAAACTTTTTCGATCGCGGAACCTGTCAGTACGTCATAAAACGTCCCGATAGACAAGCATCTTTGGGATGAAACGCTGGGATGAATCTTGAAAGCCTCAACGGTGCGATAACCGAAGTCGTCCAAGGGTTACTATCCACAAGCATAATAATCGCTGCAACGGCCAACGGCTCGTGAAGATTCCTAAGCAGTAGAACCTGTTGCATATTACCTGCGCGCAGGCAAGGTGGTGGCCCAACAGCGCTGAGTTGTCTGGGAGTTTCAGGGTTGTGGCTTGTCCCTCCGCGACGAGGGTCTTACCGCAACGGGCATTCGATGAGAAACTAACGTCATGCCCGCGCCGGGGCGGTCGCATTAACATCTAATGAATCGGTTGGCTCTCGTGGAAAGTTATCGGTAACGTTCTGCTATGCATATCATATTGCCTAAGCGTGCAACAAGCGGCATAGCATATAACGGTGCGTTTCCCAACGATACCCACGCTTTCTCGCCAGGCGTGGCCGGGATTGGGCTGTCTGCCAAACTCTGCAATACTCTAGGCCCCCTTGCCTTCTTGCTCCTCCCGTCGTTCAATGTGGTCCAATCATTCCTCCGACGTGTTCGTACCCGTATCGCAGAACGGAGCCGAAAGGACGTGCAGACCTGCTGGGCAGCACTGGTGTGCTGGTCTAGTGCACATCTTGCAGATCTTGGCCTAGGGTAGTCCTGCATTATCCGCATTACAAAGGTAAAATGCTGCCGTATTTCAACGTCAGTTCAGCAGAAAAGCATCCATCGttaagcttttaaaggaTGCACGTCTTTCCGTGGAAATCTCCCACTCACAAGTGTGCCCCCCTTTAACCTCTTTACGGCAGAAGTTGCCGAACGAATGTCCAAGGAGTTTCTGGAAAATGTGCCTGACGTGATAGCTCTGGTGAGCTGGAAGAAATTTGGGCCGCAAGTTTGCTGGTGTTAGAAATTCTGCCATGATCGTCTGGAATTCTGGACCATCCACCACGAACGACCGAGCGTGTGGAGATGCTACTCCCCGATGCGTCGTGATGCCACACTTTTGCGATAATCTTGGTTTCGAACGGCACTCGTAGCCGTTTTTAAGATTTGTCTTTTGCAGATTTTCGAGTTCGATTTTGGTCGACATTGTCGCCACTGCGTCAAAGTGATCCAAGTTGCATCCAGTATCCGTTTGCATGACGATGCTTCCATTTTCGCCTGGGACAATTGTTGAAAAATTCATCAAAATGTTTTTCTCAGTTTGAAGAATTCAATAAGGTCAAAAGATTGCCCCACAGGGTTATAGAGACTCTTGCTATGTGTAAGCCCGTCCGTATGCGTAATGGCTGGCATGGTCAACTTCCTCCTTTGAGAGTTGTTGCCTACACAAATCTAGAGACAGCCTTTTTCACATGATACCATAAGTCTTGTTACGGGTATCCAACGAGACCTTTTTCACAATGATCATTTCCTCCGGACTGGTTTAATGACGAAGTTGCAAGGGTGATGTAGAAGCTCACACCACAAGTTCGCGACATATCACAAAGTTCAAACCCTCTGTAGTAGCCAATGAACCTCTTGCCGACGGAAGCTGCGCCTGCTTGTGATACTGTAGCCAAAAATATAGCAGTTACCCAAAGGAGACAACACAGAAACGGAGTTCCCCACATTATCAACGGTCATGTCTACAGAACGACATAATCTACAGACTGTTCCCTGAACCCTTACATCACATTTCCATACACCATGCAAATGTCTCCCTTTCATCATTCACCCCTCGAACACCCTGGTACATCATCGAGATTTCAAAAAGAGCAATTCCCTACAGAGCCATCGGAGATTCAAGACTAAGAAGTAGAGTAGGTCGTCATTTCCTTCATAGACCCGAATACGATGGTTATCACGATGGTATCTGGATCAAGATCCAAGGTAGTATCTGTATTGCCCAATGGCATCCGCTCCTTCGGAAATGACGATTCAGGCCTTCAACGAGCCATACCCGATGAGAGCCTCGATGCAGTAAAAACCAAAAAGGTTCCTGCAGTCGGATAGAATCTGGCGTTGGCGGCTTGTAGCAAAGCAAATCTAAACCGTAGAGGCAGGATCTAGGATAGAGAGTGGATTCCAGCTAATGAATGTTCCCTTCTAGCACATCGTCCACGCTTAAGTCATCAATATCAGGCACCTCTCTTTCCCGATATCGACTATACCACTCAAGCAACTCCGGGATCGTATCAAAGGTTTTGTCATCCTCCGGGCCATAAGCAATGTACCGCCAGGCCCACGGCTCAACTTCTCCGTCTGAGGGCTTGCCCCGGTCCAGAATATGGCCTGATACGTCCACTTGGTCTCCCCCATTCCGGGTCCGGTCAATGCGCCCACGTACTCGGCAAGAATGCGAAGCTCTGGAGGAGCAGTGATGCTATCACGGACTTCCTCGAGACATTTTGCCTTCAGCGCGTTCTCTAGACGGGAGAAGTACAGCTCTCGGTCATGGCTGTTGGGAATAGACCCTCCATAACCGTCAAGATCGCAAAGCGATGCGAGTTCGTCAAACTTTGTGAGCATATCATCTGGGCTCGATATCAAGGTCTGGGCATCATTGCGGCTCAGGATGCTCCCAAAACAGTCTAACCTCATGTCTTCGGCTTCATTTCCCCAGTCTTCCGAGTCTATCTCAGCCTGCGTCGCGAGTTGCACTGAACATTTATATCTGCATCAGTCTCACTTCACGAAAAACCGTCCTTGATGTGCACGCACCGTAGACTTCAAGGGCTCGGCGGTTGCGTCCAGCTATGTGTGCGCGGTACCTTACGCATCAAGAGCAGTCTTGATATCCTCGCGTGTTGAGTACATAGTCTTAGTCTCGTCAAAATCATTCAAAATTCATAGATAGATCAGAGGGATTTCGAGATTTGCAGAGAATAAGGCGAGTGCCCATTTGTCAGGTTTCTGTTGGTGCAGTTGGTTTGGTGCAAGTGGGTCAATTGTTCATTGCTGTTCTAGGGCACATTTGATGATTCTTTCTATGACAGTGTATCCGTCCTTCCTAATACAGCCAGGTAGAAGATGCACCGGCTCAAAAGTCCGATCAGCTCCGTCTTCCACCATCCGTATCGGGAATGCCGGCTCTCTCCCCGATTGAGTCACCCGGTCAGCTTACTCGGGGATTGCCCAGCATACAGCAAGCCCATCAAAAGTAAACCCAAAGTGCCAAACCCAAGCAAAATAAAGCACCTCGACCGGCCCTCCCCGTCCAtcatcccccccccccccctttacAACATCCTCACCCCGTGCCAAGCCCTTCAAATCCCCGCACCCGGTGTCCGTCATTCATCCCATCGCCCGATACCCCAGCGCCAAGCTCCTGCAAAGCCATGACATCCTCTCCATCCACCACCTCCGCCGCACCGGCACCGGCACCGGCACCCGCCACGGCACCGACCACAGCAGCGGCCTCCCGTCCCGCCAAAGCCACCGTAACCCTCCGCCCCGCAACAGAAGCCGACATCCCCGCCCTCGCATCCATTTCCGACGCAGCCTGCAAAACGGACTCGCACACCCAGCTCAAAGCCTCCATCCGCGGCGACGATGATTTCCCAAAGGGCATGCAAGACGCGCTGAAAGCCTGGATCGCGCACCCCAAAGTCGACGTCATTGTCGCCGAGAGCGACGGCGGGCCTGTGGGATGGGTCGGGTGGGTGAGACGAGGATTCGCGGGCGACACTGACCTCCCGCTGGACGGACCGGACGAAGAACCCCTGCCCGAGACATTCTTCACGGACGCGGAGCAGAAGACCAAGACGATAGACGACCTCGGCGAACTGACAAACGCATCAATGAACTACTGGGTCAAGCGCTTCATGCCCGAGGGCTGCAAATGCAGGTTCCTGTGCACCTACGTCGTCCATCCGCATCACCAGGGCTGCGGCATCGGCTCGGCGCTGATGAAGTGGGGCACCGACAAGGCGGATCGAGAACCGGGCGTGTACTGCTGGGTCCAGTCGTCCATGGGCGGACAGAAGGCGTTTGAGAGGCAGGGGTTCCGGGAGGTGGGCAGGTTAGAGGCGGAGTTGGATGAGTTTGCGGACGGGTTGAAGCCTGGCGGGAAGTTGGCGGGTGTCACGGGGAGTGAGGAGTTTTGGGGGCGGTATTCGTGGGTTTATATGAGACGGGATGCGAGGGCGTGATGCGTATGATGAGATAAATTGATAGGGTCAGGACGCCGTTAATGCGATGCATTATGCTAAAGACCCAAATTGGTCTACACTATAACAACCCAGCGCTGTGCAGTCAACACATCCTATGGCACATAGTCCGTCTACAACCCAACGAGCTTGCAAAACGTCATGAGACCCCACGCGCCAGCCAAGGGGTTCATCATATCCTGCACCATCATCGAGTCCGAAATCGCCTCGTTAAAGTCCTTCATCAGCGGTACCTTGGGCTTCGAGGCCCAGAATTGGCGCATGTACTGGTGTCCGTACGTCAGACCCGCGGCAAGCATGATGGGGAAGCCGACGGTGAAGATGCCCAGGCCGCGGGGCACCACGAGGGAGAAGGCGATGCCGCCGATGGCGGACACGAGGCACTGCCAGACAAGGGGCGTTAGCATATCGTGAATTTCAGGGAAGGGTGAGACTGAgagtgagtgagagtgagaatgAGAATGAGAGTGTGTGAGAGTGAGACTGGAGTAAGGTGAGAGTGAGACTGAAAGTGAGAGGGAGAGAAGTGTGCTGGACTGTGAGAGGAGGGGGCTGAACGTACGCCAACGAAGCCTGTTCCGACGGTATATCTGATTTCCCAAAGCTGCTTCTCCGCCGTCCTGCTCCATTCCGCCGCCTTTTTGGCCTTGTCTTCGTACTTGAGTAGTCTGGGGATCGAGTCCGCCGAGTGCACGAGGGCAAACGCGCTGACGAGGGTGATGAGGATGCCCAGCATGTTTGTCGGGAACGCCATTTTGTAGTCACTTGTTGATATGTTTTCCCCTTTCGACGTTAATGCCTTGGTTGTGTTATTTCTTTCGGATATGGTCCTCTTCTCGTGACGATTTGTTGCGCAAGGTCTCGCTGGTGTTTATATGAAGAAAGGGGAAAAGCTCGACAGCTCACATGTAGGAACAATTCGCTAGACCGCGGCAGTGACGTCATGGCTCACCGAGCTACGACACCCGGCCAATGTACTCCGGCGGGCCTGTGGTGGAGGTGAGCTCACGAACAGGGACACGATCAAATTCATGGGACGGACAATGCAGGACCCACAACGCTCTGGCCTGATTTGGAATTTCATTTCAATCATTCCTTGCGAAACTCTGAGAGGGCCATGCTTGGCCCAGCCTCTACATAGTAAGCAGGTGTTCATGAGATAAAAGCTCATACAACTCTCCCTCTCGGTTAGGTATTCTGAGGTTAGATGGCCCGCGGTCTGGGCCTCGAGCTCGGATGAGACACGTCCAGCCGTGCTTCTCATCATATTGAGCCGTGACATTGTTCAATAGTATTGCCATGTGGCTCCGCATTGTACAGTCCGCGGAGTCCCGACCTTGTCATTCGTACTGGCTGGGTTGCTCGATGAGCATTCCCGCACCACATAGCTATCAGCTGTCCAACGCCCTCGCCATGCAACAAATCAAACGATGGCTCTGAACCCATACTTGAGCTGTAGACTGTAGCAGCATTGCTCCATGCATCTCTCACTACTGATACGTTATCAACAGTGGCAGCGGCTCATCGATTATACCGGCCGCCCTAAGCTGAACAAGCCAGTAGCTCTCTAACCACCATCAAGGCAAATTTTCCGATCTCCTTGTTTACCTCTTCGGTCGCAAGTCCTTCACGTAAAAGTCAAGCTTCTCCGAGTGGTAGACATGACCCGGCGGATTCTTCGCTCCAGTGTACAGGTTGTCAATGGAGTGCTGGTGAAAGGTTTCCGACGCCGTGCACTGCAGAATGTGAGGCAGGCCCGGCGGGTTTGTGAGGCGGAAGATGCCATATCTTATGCTGTGTTAGCCGTTGTTGTGTGTACGAAGAAACAGATGCGACTTACGATGGAGAATGCCTTGGAGAACACACAATGGCGATACTCTCTGGCATCATGACTTGGTACCCGGCCTGCGTGTGTAGATCTCGCGAACTCATGAAGCACGTCTGGGTGGGATGCGTATGAATCCAGCCCACTACCAAAAGATCCTCGTTGATGCAGTAATCCAGCATCGACGATTCGTTTTCCGTTTCGCACGTATCCGGTGTGCACTTTTGTTCGGGGATAAGAAGGCAGCTGATGAACAGTGCGTTGTTAACGGGTCGTCCACAAAGGATACCGCACATTTCGAGGCCTCTGCGAGTGTTCTCAGATGCAATGTTGAGGAAGGTATCCCTGAGCTGTGTTGGGAGGAACACGGGTCGGATAGGATCGCCATTCTCCAGGTAGGCTGCCGGCTTGAAGGCTAGCCGCTCCTTTGCCGCCGGTGGCATTACCTCCTCCTTGGCTGGCAACTCCGGAACGCCTCCCTGTAGCGCGTTGGCTGTTGACGGCGGTCTATAGGAGGTTAATGGCTCCTTGCTTGGCCTGATAGGAGGTGCTGCATCGAGCTCCTGGCGCATCATCGTGAAGTCCTCCTTTGGCGGTTTCGGTGGCTGAGGTGGTGGGGGCGTGTAAGTGCGCTGCGGTTCCAAAGGCGACGCCTCCCATTCCAGTGCCCTCGGTCGTGATATAGAAGGGTAATTGTAAGAGTAGCTTGGAGGAGCTCTCGGCGGGGGTACCTGGCCTTGGTAATTTGGGGCATGCGAAGTGCTGAAGGTATCTTCGTCTCTTCCCCCGTCGGTTCCATCAAGTCGGCGCCGAGTCGCTTCGATCTGTCTCCTTATATCCTCCTCCTCTGATGCGGCCGTCGCTGGGCTGCTGAATTGCTCCCAGTCCTCCCAGCGGCCACCCTTCCGGCGCTCCTGCTCTTCTTCGGCGCTAACACCGGCCTGCCGCGTCGCTCTCCTTGCAGCATCTCGTCTCTTGTAGTCTCGTTGCGCCAAAGAGACTGCAAGTTCCTGGTTATCGGCGGCATCGAGGATCTTAGCGTTTCCGGATAAGGTCGGGTCTCGGGCAGCAAACTCGTTGTAGCTTGTGGGTCTGGTGGTGAATTCGTCATCTTCTCTCTGCTTTGACGCACTCATCAACTGCCATTCCTTGTAATCGCGGTCGATTTGCGGCTTCAATTCCTCCAGTAGCCCGAAAACCTCCTTATTCTGGCGGTCGAACAGCGGCTTCGTGAGCGCCTTGTTCTCGGGTAACTTGGCATCGGGATGTGTTTTCAAGTGAGTAAGGACTAGTATCGAGTGTCGCCATAGCATCTGGTATGCTTTCCGTATGTCGCGATCTTGAAGCGCAAAGGTTGCCTAGATCGCATTGTCATTAGCGATCGCTGCGCAGGCAAACAAACAACCCGAAATGGGGCACAAACCTCTTGGAACAAGGTATCTGCAGATCGCGCCCAGTACTTGAAGGGAATTGTAGTCCTAAATTCGAAGTCCTCTGCTGCTAGAGTAATCTCCTTGATGCTCATGGGTCGCGCGGGCCTGGGACTCGAAGGGCCGTTCATCTTGGTGGTGTCGGAGGGGTTGGAGGTCTCCGGTCCGGCTTTCGCTGTGTATTGCGGTGCAAGCTCAGGAGTGTCTCGTTGGATATTCGGTCGCTGGTGGTGACAAACACCGTTCAGGGAGATGTTGGCATGTTTCTCAGAACAGAAGGCCAAGCGTGGCAGCCTTGAGGTAGCAAGCGGGTGACCGTTTGGTCAAAGACGTCTTGCGAGTTTCGTCCCAGGGACCGTATGACGAAGCGCTAGGGGAGCCACTCGTGGCTGAAGCCTGAAGCCTGAAGCACACGCCCAGCAGCACCCCGCCATGGATGGGGGGAAAGCCGACAAGGTCCGCACCAAATGGAGGGGCACGGGAGAGAGCTCGGG
The Colletotrichum lupini chromosome 6, complete sequence DNA segment above includes these coding regions:
- a CDS encoding acetyltransferase; the protein is MTSSPSTTSAAPAPAPAPATAPTTAAASRPAKATVTLRPATEADIPALASISDAACKTDSHTQLKASIRGDDDFPKGMQDALKAWIAHPKVDVIVAESDGGPVGWVGWVRRGFAGDTDLPLDGPDEEPLPETFFTDAEQKTKTIDDLGELTNASMNYWVKRFMPEGCKCRFLCTYVVHPHHQGCGIGSALMKWGTDKADREPGVYCWVQSSMGGQKAFERQGFREVGRLEAELDEFADGLKPGGKLAGVTGSEEFWGRYSWVYMRRDARA
- a CDS encoding mutagen sensitive-59 encodes the protein MAQFSSLSLANPCLHHQPQSESPGPAAFSATCRDVGATVARSVCSLSPLLRYYLNHWVLRHNLFFVISFFFLVVVGPDRIFSLSLDTFRESASISVPNAKTLFHLVPRNAVARDALALPDNRPFVSTASNRQLGLEVGFHVPSTGGYVITRLGRKGDLVLTRNTVSEPMCREHVAFEFEESTKLVHLSVRSKKQVPTVSVGLLLQDSGIHLDAARDPRRGFEDDTPDNKIVDGEAVILYGQNYNIQISSYSFALIWRIILDTPNNNNQRLAELAEATCKQSLSLLKVMGSRDMPTGAELSELVSHRITRPRTSKQAVVREDKTRRRQIGEGAFGKVYMNQDQETSAWIAIKVIQLRKFFKVDGFDINRARAIFHRELRVMQSTNHPNIIQYLGYGEVDTMEPEIIMPFCASSAEKMFRLEIPETLYQETCWEVLEQMLCALDYLASLGYVHRDLKPENILYDADVSNPGHYLFRLADFGLANHQKLAHTMCGTVPYQAPELWPRISNLSQMQYKQDHKMDVWSLYATFVALSTRMKMFPPRSTGSQEQFYNLSRNTLIDSAKTFKALAPMAILEPDRRASAAWMLNALFEGRGLTTKPGKIEPYYPPGSSPPRSQQVQPAPVRRWSSKMDIDDPPNVPASRPVTRQGGRMDVNVPLIVHSRAVLDRRDAQLVQQKIRKQGGGVVKRRAKPRHPVTIR
- a CDS encoding Mov34/MPN/PAD-1 family protein, with product MRIGPGNVRNGFTGPPGRNSGCFGFPTLPACQLGWIITLFVVKLSGERLAPFNLACQVVGVRWLDEALMLEIFIASWQCDGSWKTSNFQFISWIPSSVTFILEWIRDNGPDPPANVSSTKRARALSRAPPFGADLVGFPPIHGGVLLGVCFRLQASATSGSPSASSYGPWDETRKTSLTKRLPRLAFCSEKHANISLNGVCHHQRPNIQRDTPELAPQYTAKAGPETSNPSDTTKMNGPSSPRPARPMSIKEITLAAEDFEFRTTIPFKYWARSADTLFQEATFALQDRDIRKAYQMLWRHSILVLTHLKTHPDAKLPENKALTKPLFDRQNKEVFGLLEELKPQIDRDYKEWQLMSASKQREDDEFTTRPTSYNEFAARDPTLSGNAKILDAADNQELAVSLAQRDYKRRDAARRATRQAGVSAEEEQERRKGGRWEDWEQFSSPATAASEEEDIRRQIEATRRRLDGTDGGRDEDTFSTSHAPNYQGQVPPPRAPPSYSYNYPSISRPRALEWEASPLEPQRTYTPPPPQPPKPPKEDFTMMRQELDAAPPIRPSKEPLTSYRPPSTANALQGGVPELPAKEEVMPPAAKERLAFKPAAYLENGDPIRPVFLPTQLRDTFLNIASENTRRGLEMCGILCGRPVNNALFISCLLIPEQKCTPDTCETENESSMLDYCINEDLLVVGWIHTHPTQTCFMSSRDLHTQAGYQVMMPESIAIVCSPRHSPSYGIFRLTNPPGLPHILQCTASETFHQHSIDNLYTGAKNPPGHVYHSEKLDFYVKDLRPKSLQLKYGFRAIV